TCGTGCCGTTAGCTCGGAAGAGCTTCGCTCTCCCGGTGCTCGCGGTCGCTCGGCGACTACACTGAACGCGACCGTGCGGCTCCTTTCAGTCCCACCCTGTGGGTTGGCTAGGTGGTCGTTTTCGGTGGTTGGTCGGGCGTTTTCGGTTGAAGACGGAGCCAAGCGCCGTGGTGGTACGGACTCGTTCGCGGCAGCGGGGAGACCAGACCTCCTATCTGAACATTCCCTACTTCGCCGTGGGCGAACCACTTTTCTCCCGTCCACTCCACCAAATACCTATGAGACGAGGCGACCTCAAGGAGGTCACTGTTGGCGACTGCTCGGACCTCTACTACCTCGATACGGGGATGTACGACACCGACGAGTACGGTGCGGTCTACATCTACGACGCCGCGCGGCCCGCAATCGTGGAGACGGGAATCGGCACCAACCGCGAGTACATCTTCGACGCGCTGGAGGTGCTGGGCATCGCCAAGGAGGACGTGGCCGTCATCGCGCCGACGCACGTCCACCTCGACCACGCTGGCGGCGCGGGCTTTCTCGCGAAGGAGTGTCCGAACGCTGAAGTCTACGTCCACGAAATCGGCGCGCCGCATCTCGAAGACCCTTCGCGTCTGGTCGAGGGTACCAAGCAGGCCGTCGGCGACCAGTGGGAGTTCTACGTCGAACCCGAACCGGTGCCCGAGGACCAACTCGTCCCGATACAGGGCGGCGACGAAATCAACCTCGGTAACCACCACCTCGAAGTGTACCACGCGCCGGGGCACGCACCGCATCAGGTGGTCTACTACGACCGGGACGACGACGCCGTCTTCACCGCCGACGCGGCGGGCATCTGGGTCCCGTCCACCAGAGAAATCCGCGAAACCTCCCCGCCGTCGAACTTCGACTTGGAGCAGTGTCTCGCAGACCTCGAAACGATTCGGGAACTGAACCCCGAGGCGCTCCTCTACACCCACTTCGGGCCGCGAGAGTACGACCAAGTGGCGATGGACGAGTACGCCGACGTGCTGTCCTCGTGGGTCGAACGCGTCGAACAGAAGCGCGACGAACTCGGCGACGACGAAACGGTCGTGAAGTTCTTCGCCGAGAACGCAGAGATGGCCGACGTGTGGGGCGAGCGCAAGGCGCGCGAGGAGGCGAAACTGAACAGTCGAGGCGTGTTGACGTATCTGCACTACCGCGACGATTGACCGGGATTTTAGGACCTCCCCAAAGACCGGAACGGTCTGGACGTTTTACTGGCGGTAGCGAATTACAGTCAGGCATGCCACGAAAGCTGACCCGACGACGGTTGCTCGCTGGCGTAGGCGCGGCCGGTGCCGTCGCACTGGCCGGTTGTACGAGTGGCGAAGTGGAGTGGAGCGCCGACTCCGGGGACTCGAACGGGAGCGACTCCGGCGACGGTGGCGAAGATGGCGGCGACGTAGACGTGAACGTGAGCGCGGGGTCGGACGGCGACTCCAGCTAGCTGGGAATTGATGCGATGTCCGACGGCCAATTCTGTCGCCGTCGCAGGTGAACTGTCCGACGGCCAATTCTGTCGCCGTCGCAGGTGAACTGTCCGACGGCCAATTCTGTCCCCGCCGGTAGCGGTTTACGTAGCCCCGTCGAGAATCATGCTGATTCTCGGTGACAACTGTCAGTACAGAGATGGTGCGAATCGGCATCGTCGGCGCAGGGAACAGGGGAACGAACCACGCGGCGCGCTACGAAGGCGTTCCCGGAGCGAACGTCGTCGCCGTCGCGGACGTAGACGAACCGAAGGCCGAGGCACTCGCTTCAGAGTACGACGCCGAGAGCTACGTAGACCATCAGTCGATGCTCTCGGGGAGCGACCTCGACGCTGTCAACGTCTGCGTCCACACGAGTCTCCACGAGGAAATCGCGGTGGACGCGCTGGAAGCAGGCGCGAACGTCTTCTGCGAGAAGCCGATGGCCGACAGCTACGCGGCCGCGAGTCGGATGTACGACGCCGCGGAGCGAACCGGCAACCGGCTCGCCGTGCAGAACCAGTTGTTGTTCACGAAGGAGACGCGCGCCGCGAAGGCTCTGATAGACGCGGGCGAACTCGGTGACTGCTATCAGGGAATCGCCGCTCGCTCGCGGGGATGGGCGTTCGGACCCGACCCCGAAGAAATCGACCTCGGTGCGCGCCGCCGAGGCACGCCCTACGTCGATGGCTACGGGACTCCGTCGTTCGTCCGTGAAGAGTCAGCGAGCGGCGGGGCCGTCTACGACCTCGGGAGCTACACCGTCGGTCAGTTGCTCTACCTGCTCGGGTCGCCGACAGTCGAGCGGGTCAGGGGTGAGACGTTCCGCACGGAACCCGAACGACACGCTTCTGGCGGCGAGACATCTGCGGAGTACCGCCGTCGAATCGAGGAGAGCGGCCACGACGTAGAGGACGTTGGCGTCGGTTTCGTCACCTTCGAGGACGGAACGGTGTTGTCGGTGCGCGCCAGTTGGTCGCGCCACCTCGAAGAGGAAGGGAGCGCGGTCGTCGGCACCGAGGGCGGCGTGCGACTCGACCCCTTCGAGTACCACGCCTCGATTGCCGAAATCGAGATGGACGCGAGCGCCGACTTAGAGGAGTTCGACTTCCGCCAACAGTCGCTCGCGGGCAAAGAGTACGACCCCAGCGTCGAAGCCGACCCGCTCTTTCACTGGATAGAGGTGCTTCTGGGGCGCGAGCAAGGAGTCCCGACCGCCGAACTGGCCTTGGAGACGATGGTGGTCATGGACGGCATCTATCGCTCGGCAGAACTCGGCCGGGAAGTGTCGCGCGAACAAGTGGTCGGGGACGATTGAATCCCCGGACGCGAGGAATAAACCCAGATGAACGCCCCTCGCGTTCGGAGTAACTTAATGACAGGGGCACATGATGGAGTGGTATGGAGTGGCGTGACGCTGAACGGGCCTACGAGGACGCGGTCATCGACCGGACCACGTTGTCCCGAATGTTCGAGGAGAGTGCGGCCCGGCACGCGAATCGCCCGGCCCAACAGTACAAGGGTGGCGTCTACGACCGGTCGCTAGCCGGGAGCGCGATTTCGGCCGCGCCGAACGCTCAGTTCAGACCGATTTCCTACGCGCGGATGCGGCGCATCGTTCGCTCGCTGGCGACCGGATTCCGCGAGATAGGCGTCGAACCGGACGACAGGGTCGGCATATTCGCGGACACCCGCATGGAGTGGGCACAGAGCGACTTCGGCCTACTCGCGGCCGGTGCCGTCGTGACGACTGTGTACCGCGGTTCGTCGCCGAGTCAAGTCGAGTACCTGCTCTCGGACCCCGGCGCAGACGGCGTGGTCGTGGAGAACGAAGAACTACTAGAGCGAGTCATTTCGGTGCAGGACGGCCTCGACTTGGAGTTCGCCGTCGTCATGGACGAGATTCAGGACTCGTCGCTGAAAGGTGAGGACACCCCCGCCGACTTCGACGTGTACACGCTTGGCGACGTCTACGAACTCGGCGACGAGGCCTTCGACGAGGAGACCTACGAGTCGTGGCTGGACGACCGCGACCCCGAGGACTTGGCGACGCTCATCTACACCTCCGGCACGACCGGCAAGCCGAAGGGCGTGAAGTTGACCCACTGGAACTTCCGGTCGAACGTCAACCAGTGTCGCAAGCGGTTCGGGCCGCGCCCCGACAAGGAGGACATGCCGATAATCGACCAGCAGAGTCGAACTGTCTCGTTCCTGCCGCTCGCACATGTCTTCGAGCGACTCTCGGGACACTTCTTGATGTTCGCCAGCGGTGCGACCGTCGCCTACGCCGAGAGCACGGACACGATACAGGAGGACTTCCAGCAGATCGAACCGACGACTGGTGCCAGTGTGCCGCGCGTCTACGAGCGGATGTACGACGCCATCCGCGAGCAGGCAGAATCTTCGCCGATAAAGGAGCGACTGTTCGAGTGGGCGACCGACGTGGGTCGGGAATACTTCGAAACTGACTCCCCGAGTCCCGCGTTGCGGGTCAAGCGAGCGGTCGCGGACAAACTCGTCTTCCAGAAGGTCCGGAACGGACTCGGTGGCAACATCGACTTCCTCATCAGTGGCGGCGGCAGTCTCTCGCCGGACCTCTGTGCGCTCTACCACGGGATGGGACTCCCGATTCTGGAAGGCTACGGCCTGACCGAAACGTCCCCCGTGGTCGCCGTGAACCCGGCCGAAGAGCCAAAAGTCGGCACTATCGGCACGCCAGTCGTGGACGAGGAAGTCCGCGTTGACGAATCGGTCGTCGGTGAGGAGTTCGCAGACGCCGCCGGAGAAGTCGGCGAACTGCTCGTCAGGGGACCGAACGTCACGTCGGGCTACTGGAACATGCCAGAGGCGTCCGAGCGCGCCTTCACAGAAGACGGATGGTTCCGAACTGGCGACATCGTGGAACTTCGCCCCGACGACTACATCGCGTTCCGCGAACGCGCCAAGGAACTGCTCGTCCTCTCGACCGGCAAGAACGTCGCGCCCGGTCCCATCGAGGACGCCTTCGCCGCGAGCGAAATCGTCGAGCAGTGCATGGTCGTCGGCGACGGCCACAAGTTCGTCTCGGCGATTCTCGTGCCGAACGTCGAGGCCGTTCGGAAGCGTGCCGACAAAGAAGACCTCACGCTCCCCGAGGACCCGCAAGCGCTCTGCCGAGACGACACCGTTCGTTCGTGGATAGAAGAGGAGGTGGACGACGTGAACGAACGGTTCGAGTCCTACGAGCAAATCAAGCAGTTCCGACTCGTGCCCGACGAGTTCACGGAGGACAACGACCTGCTGACGCCGACTATGAAGAAGAAACGCCGCAACATCTTGGAGCGGTTCGCAGACGAGATAGATGCGATTTACGAGCGCGAGTACGAGACGGCGTAGCGAAAATCGGATTTTGTAGATGGCGCGCGCTGATGGAGTCCGTGGTTTGGACTCCACCAACGCCGCGCGAGGTCTTCAGGAGCGTAGCGACTGAAGGCTCGGAAGACAAGCGAAGCGCAGTCTTTCGGTGGACGAGTGAGCAGAGCGATCGAGTCGGTTGGGGAGGCGTGTGGTTGTGGTGGTGCCGTGCTGTGCGGTCTTCTAGGCACCGGCAGTAGCTAGCTTCCATCTAATCGTCCATACTCATTTCCTGCTGTCGCCGCTGTTCATTGGAGAACCCACCCCTCCCCGAAACATCACGAAATATCACGGCAATCACAGACGGCTACCGACCACTTTAAACACCAGACACCCCACAACTCGGACACGGAGGTCCCAAAAACGTGAGCGCAGGCGCGGAACTCATCGCCATCGTGGCCGCTATCATCGGCCTCGGCGTAGCCGCACAGCTGTTGGCCGACAAGTTTCAGGTGCCGAGCGTGCTGTTTCTCATCCTCGCGGGCATCCTCTTCGGACCCGAGGGGCTGGGGAACTGGATACCCTACGTGGACCCGCTCATCACGCGGGACTCGTTCGGCGGGGCGCTCTCGGCCATCGTCGGCTTGAGCGTCGCCATCATCGTCTTCGAGGGAGCGTTCCACCTCACCCGCGAGAAACTACGAGAAGCGCCTTCTGCGACGTTAAAGCTCGTCAGTCTCGGCGCTATTATCGCGCTCGTGGGCACCGCAGTCGTGGTTCGATTCGCCCTCGACCAGCCGTGGGACGTGTCGCTCCTCATCGGCTCGCTGCTCGTGGCTACCGGCCCGACGGTCATAACGCCGATTCTGGAAGTCGTCCCAGCACGGGACCGCGTGGAAGCCGCACTGGAGACGGAGGGCGTCGTCAACGACGTGACCGCCGCGATTATGGCGGTCGTGACGTTCGAAGTCGTCCTGCTCGAAGAACCGACGGTCAACGCCTTCGTCTCGGACTTCGCGCGGCGACTCGGCATCGGCATCTTCGTCGGTCTCGTCGTCGCCGCGGTCATCTGGTACCTGCTCCGGTACGTGGACTTGTCGCCGGACAGCGCGCCACAGAACGCTCGCCTCATCGTCTTGGCGGGCGCGCTCGTGGCGTACGCCGCGGCGACCGAACTGGCCTCGGAGTCTGGCATCGCGGCCGTGGCGACTGCGGGCATGCTACTCGGCAACGCCGACTTGCCCTACGAGGAGAACATCACCGAGTTCAAGGGCGACATTACGCTGCTCGTCCTCTCGTTCGTGTTCATCGCGCTGGCGGCACTGTTGCGATTCAACGACTTGCTAGCGCTCGGCATCGGCGGCATCGTCGTCGTGCTGGCAGTCGCGCTGCTCGTTCGCCCGCTGGGCGTCTTGCTTTCGACGACAGGCGACCGCTACACCTTCAACGAGCGTATCTTCATGAGCGTGGTCGGCCCGCGGGGCATCATCCCGGCCTCGGTCGCGACGCTGTTCGCGGTTCAACTGCAGGCCCAAGGGATGACGGACGCGGCGAACGTACTCGTCGGCACCGTCTTCTTGGTCATCTTGGCGACCGTCGTGTTCGAGGGCGGTTTCGCTCGACACATCGCGGAATACTTGGACGTGATACCAATGCGTGTACTCATCATCGGTGGCGGAAAGGTGGGCCGTGCGCTCGCCGAACGCCTCGAAGACCGCGGCGAGAACGTGGTCATCATCGAGAGAGAGACGGACATGATAGAACTCGCCCGTGAGGCCGGATTCACGGTCCACAAGGGCGACGGAACAGATACAGAATTACTACGGAAGGCGGGGGCAGACAACGCCAAAATCGTCGTGGCCGCGACCGGCGACGACGACGCGAACCTGCTCATCGCGCAACTCGCCGAGTCGAAGTTCGACGTGGAGACCATCATCGCGCGGGCGAACAACCCCGACAACGTGGACGCCTTCGAAGATTTGGGCGTGCGCACCATCGACGCCTCCATGGCGACGGCGTGGGCCATCGACAACGTCATCGAACGCCCCGCGCTGTCGAACTGGATGACGGAAATCGGCCGGTCTGGCGACGTGCAGGAGGTCGAGGTGACTTCGCAGGACCACGTCGGCAAGACCATCGAGGAGTTGGACTCGGAGTTGCCGAACGGCGTGCTGATTGCGTTGGTCGGTCGCGATGGGAATACGGAAGTTCCCAACGAGAATTTCACCCTACAGGAGGGCGACCACATCACCTTCCTCGGCCGGAAGGAAGCTGTGCGGGATGCCATCGACCTGTGTCATCCGCACGCCTAGGAACGTTTTACTTAGTTTTCGAGTTCGTGACTATCGGGGTTGTTCACTTCGAGGAACAGTTTTTCAGATCGTGCGGTATGTTACGTTGTTTCTTCATCTCGAAGAACAGCACTACTGCCGGTGCCTATGAGAAACCGTACAGCACCGCAACCGCGAGCCACACACCTCCCCGACCGACTCCTTCACTTCGTTCAGTCGTCCACCGAAAGACTTCGCCTTGCTCGTCTTTCGAGCCGTGACTCACATTCGTTCGCCAAGACCTCGCACGAGTCGCTCCTTCCGTCGCTCCCGCGCGCCGGGTAGCCAGTCCACATGCGCGAAATTGAATTTTAGTCCCGGCGCGCGCTGACGAGACCCCCTGGGGTCTCGTCAACCGTCGCGCGAGGGACGAGCAACGACGCTCGGAACACGCGGCGCGCCGCGTGTTCCGGAATCGAGTCGCGCAGTCGGATGGGGAGGAATGTGGCTGTGGCGGTGCGGTTTCTCATTTGTACGTGTGAGCAGAAAGCTTCTCGATTCAATTATCCACAGTAAAAGCATCGCCACACCTTCCCCAAAGCCACCAATCCATCCAAAATCCCGAACAGACTTCACGACCACCAACCTACACCCACAAACAAGATGCGAGACCACCTCAGAGCAGGCGTCGCCATCTACAACGCGGGCCACTTCCACGCGGCCCACGACGCGTGGGAGGACTACTGGCTCGAACTCGATTCCGGAACCCGAGACGAGCGACTGCTCCACGGTCTCATCCAGTTCACCGCCGCCGTTCACCACACCGACGACCACAACTGGGAAGGCATCCGAGGCCTCGCCGAGAGTGCCGCGAATTACCTCGCCGACCTCCCAAACGACTACCGTGCCATCAACGTCGCCCAAATCCGGGCTTACCTCCAAATGGTCGCCACCGACCCCGAACACGTCGAGCGCGTGACCCTGCCGAAACTGACCCACGAGAACGAACCGCTCCTGCCCGAAGACCTGCGATTCGACGCCTCGGCAATCGTCGCGGAAGTCTACGCCGAGGAGTTCGGCTACGACGAGCAAATTATCGACAAAGCAATCGAGTACGCCCGTGTAGACCTCGATTCGGAACAGGCGACGAGTCAGTTCGTTACGTTCGTCATGGACTTCGCCCGCGACGACGCGAATAGAGGAATCATCTTCCAGCGACTCAGTAGTGCCGTCGGCAAGCGAGAGCACGAGGAGAGCGACGTGGAAGGCCTGTTCGACTGAAGTTCCTATTCCACTTTCGCGTCCGGAAACTCCGCCGAATTGTCCTGCGGGTCGTAGCCCAGCACTTCTTTCGCGCGGTCGATAGAGTAGTACTTCCGGTCGTTGTCCGAGATGCCGTAGACGATTTCGTAGTCGTAGTCGGCCTGCAGACAGCGGTCGAACAGGTGCGCACAGTCTCTATGGGAGAGCCACATCGCCTGGCCGCGTTCGTAGTCCTTCGGCGGGTGGTTCTTCGTCAGGTTGCCGATTCGTACCGCGACAAAGGAGAGGCCGTGGTGGTCGTGGTAGTACCGCCCGAGCGTCTCGCCGCTGGCCTTGCTCACGCCGTAGAGGTTGCTCGGTCGGGGGAGTTCCGTGCCGTCGAGTCGGAACTCGTCGGTCGGTCGGTACATCTCCGGCGTCTTCTCGTCGGTCTCGAACGCGCCGACCGCGTGGTTAGAGGAGGCGAACGCGAACTTCTCGACGCCCTCCTCACAGGCCGCTCGCAGAATCTTCTGAGTCCCGTCGATGTTGTTGCTCAGCACGCTGTTCCACGGGGCCTCCGGACGCGGATCGCCAGCAAGATGGATAACTGCGCCGACGCCCTCGACGGCTTCGCGGACGGCCTCGTAGTCGGTGATGTCCGCGACGACGAACTCGTGGGTGGTCTCGGTCGTCGGTGGGTCGCGGTCGAGCAGTCGCCACTCGTACTTCTCGTCGAGCTCCGAGAGGATGGCCTGCCCGACGCGGCCTTCCGCGCCCGTAAGCAGGACTGGGTCGTCCATTCAGGTGGAGCAACGGATGGCGGCGATAAGTAAGGTGCGATTCGGGGTCACAGGGGAGAACCCTGCTGTCTTCAGAGATTCGCCGTGATTCGAACGAGCAACTTCTCGCGGGCGAGTTTCACCGCGAACCCGAGCGCGACGAGGCCGATGACCGCGCTCCACACGCCGGGTATCGTGTTCCCGAGTTGCAGTTGCTGAAAGCTGGTGTACTCCGCGGCGGCGGCGAGACCGGACAGCGCGACCGTCCCGATTGCGTACGCGACGACCGCGAGAAGTTCGGCACCGAGTTCGGAAAGTACGTCGTACATTACACGTCCATCGGCACGCCCCCGATATAGGGCTTTCGCGTCGGTGAAGTACGCGATTCCACGCCGGTGAGGAACGTTTTTGTGTGAGACCGACAGACCGACTGCTATGGGACGCTACGGAGACCTCGACTACGAACGGGTGACCAAACTCGGATTCTTGCTGAGTCTCGCACTCTTCGCCGTCGGCGCTGGTGGCGAACTCACTGCCGCGACGATGCACTGGACGCTACCGGCCTGGGAGCACACGCTCTTGGTCGATATGGAAATTCTCGGCGTCGTCGGCGCGCTGTTCACGCCGCTCGTGTTCGGCATCATTCTGCCGCTGACCGAGTGAGAAACGGGGAGAAGAGACGAGACAGGAAGAGGCGAAAGAGAGGGGACGACAGAGAACGCGAGCGGTCGAGAGAAAAGGAGAGCAGTCAGGCGAGTCGCGCGAACGCCAGATTGCCCGAGATGTTCTTGATGTAGACCTGCACTACGTCGCCCTCTTGAGCGCCGGGCACGAAGATTGTGTACTTGCCCTTTTCGGCGACGCCGTCGCCCTTGCGGCCCGTGCCGGTAATCTTGACTTCGTAGGTCGAGCCTTCTTCGACCGCGTCGCGCTGTTGGGTCTGGCTGGCCGAGGAGCGTTTCGTGACGGGGCGGAACGCACCACAGGCGTCACAGCGAAGCATGAGCGTGCGGTCCTCGCTGACGAGGCGAGTGTCCGGCAGGCCACACTCCGAACAGAGGACGAACTCTTCGACGTAGCTGTCGAGGGCGTGGTCGAAGTCAGACCCCGAGAAACTCCCGTTGTAGCGGGCGCGGCCGTCTTCTAGCTTCCCGTTCGTCCCGAGTTCGCGCTGGAGCGCGCTGTGGATGTGTTCGACGTCGCGACTCAGCGCGTCGGCGATGTCCGAGAGGTTCGTCAGTCGCGTGAACGCGCCGTCCTTCTGGGCGTCCGCGTTCGGGTAGCTGAAGCGCTCTTCGCTCCCTTCGAAGTCCGGTACGTCGTCCATAGCCCGGTCGAGGCTCGATGAATAGTCCATACGGGGTCCAAGAACCGGGGACTGAAATGTGTTCCGCGATACGAGCGCGCACGGTCGTAGACGGTTCCGTGTGGGCCGCCAGCGGGAATGTGACTCACAGCGAAGCCAACGGAAGGGACTTGTCGCTCCCCGTTCGTCGTCCAACTATGACGAGCGATTCGGCTGACTCGACGACCCCGACAGACGGTGAGGAGGCGTGCTTCGAGGCGGGCATCAAGTTCGGCGCGCTCTACCACCAGTTCGCTGGCACGCCAGTGAGTCCCGACAGTGCGGCGAGTTTAGAGACGGCAATGGAGGAGTCTATCGAGAACCAACCGTTCTGCGAGTCGGTGACTGTGGACATTCTGGAGGACAAACTCGCGGCGGAAATGACGAACTCCTACACCGAACTCACGGGCCGATTCATGGAGGTCGAAATCGTCGTCCAGCGCGAGGACACGACGGTCACGACGCGCATGGAGATGGAAGACGGCTATCCCCTGATGCAGGTCGAGTCGGTCGAATCGACCGCGTCGGTCGAATAGCCGGCCAGACTCTTTTCGATTTCGCCCGAACTGACCCCAACTCGTACCGGGGTTTCACTTTCAGTTTCGGGCGTGCCTTTAAAGGTACGGGGGCCGAATCGAAACGTATGAGCCAATCGACATTCGACGACGACGAACTCTTCGGCGAGGCCGCGAACGAAATCCGCTCGGACGTGGAAGCGAGTCTCGACGAGGCTGCCGCGTCGTTGCCCGACACCGCCGACATCTGGGAAGTCGATGCCGACAACACGCTCGGCGCACTCAACACGCTCCGCTCGGCGCTTGACGTGGGCGACGCGGAGGACCACCTCCGTGATGCGAAGAAGTGGTTCACGATGGGCCAGCGCGCCGACGCCTTCGAAGACGCAGACGACCTCGAAGCCCGCATCGAGAGCCTCGAAGACGCCATCGAGGACATCGGCGACGCCAAAGAGAAGGTCGGCGACCTTGCCAGCACGGTCCCCGGTCTGAAAGGCACGCTGGAGGACCTGCACGCTGCCGCCGAGGAGAGTGAGGCGGAGGACGAAGAGACGGACGACGC
The sequence above is a segment of the Halorussus halophilus genome. Coding sequences within it:
- a CDS encoding MBL fold metallo-hydrolase, translated to MRRGDLKEVTVGDCSDLYYLDTGMYDTDEYGAVYIYDAARPAIVETGIGTNREYIFDALEVLGIAKEDVAVIAPTHVHLDHAGGAGFLAKECPNAEVYVHEIGAPHLEDPSRLVEGTKQAVGDQWEFYVEPEPVPEDQLVPIQGGDEINLGNHHLEVYHAPGHAPHQVVYYDRDDDAVFTADAAGIWVPSTREIRETSPPSNFDLEQCLADLETIRELNPEALLYTHFGPREYDQVAMDEYADVLSSWVERVEQKRDELGDDETVVKFFAENAEMADVWGERKAREEAKLNSRGVLTYLHYRDD
- a CDS encoding twin-arginine translocation signal domain-containing protein, with translation MPRKLTRRRLLAGVGAAGAVALAGCTSGEVEWSADSGDSNGSDSGDGGEDGGDVDVNVSAGSDGDSS
- a CDS encoding Gfo/Idh/MocA family protein; its protein translation is MTTVSTEMVRIGIVGAGNRGTNHAARYEGVPGANVVAVADVDEPKAEALASEYDAESYVDHQSMLSGSDLDAVNVCVHTSLHEEIAVDALEAGANVFCEKPMADSYAAASRMYDAAERTGNRLAVQNQLLFTKETRAAKALIDAGELGDCYQGIAARSRGWAFGPDPEEIDLGARRRGTPYVDGYGTPSFVREESASGGAVYDLGSYTVGQLLYLLGSPTVERVRGETFRTEPERHASGGETSAEYRRRIEESGHDVEDVGVGFVTFEDGTVLSVRASWSRHLEEEGSAVVGTEGGVRLDPFEYHASIAEIEMDASADLEEFDFRQQSLAGKEYDPSVEADPLFHWIEVLLGREQGVPTAELALETMVVMDGIYRSAELGREVSREQVVGDD
- a CDS encoding AMP-dependent synthetase/ligase, which gives rise to MEWRDAERAYEDAVIDRTTLSRMFEESAARHANRPAQQYKGGVYDRSLAGSAISAAPNAQFRPISYARMRRIVRSLATGFREIGVEPDDRVGIFADTRMEWAQSDFGLLAAGAVVTTVYRGSSPSQVEYLLSDPGADGVVVENEELLERVISVQDGLDLEFAVVMDEIQDSSLKGEDTPADFDVYTLGDVYELGDEAFDEETYESWLDDRDPEDLATLIYTSGTTGKPKGVKLTHWNFRSNVNQCRKRFGPRPDKEDMPIIDQQSRTVSFLPLAHVFERLSGHFLMFASGATVAYAESTDTIQEDFQQIEPTTGASVPRVYERMYDAIREQAESSPIKERLFEWATDVGREYFETDSPSPALRVKRAVADKLVFQKVRNGLGGNIDFLISGGGSLSPDLCALYHGMGLPILEGYGLTETSPVVAVNPAEEPKVGTIGTPVVDEEVRVDESVVGEEFADAAGEVGELLVRGPNVTSGYWNMPEASERAFTEDGWFRTGDIVELRPDDYIAFRERAKELLVLSTGKNVAPGPIEDAFAASEIVEQCMVVGDGHKFVSAILVPNVEAVRKRADKEDLTLPEDPQALCRDDTVRSWIEEEVDDVNERFESYEQIKQFRLVPDEFTEDNDLLTPTMKKKRRNILERFADEIDAIYEREYETA
- a CDS encoding cation:proton antiporter domain-containing protein; translated protein: MSAGAELIAIVAAIIGLGVAAQLLADKFQVPSVLFLILAGILFGPEGLGNWIPYVDPLITRDSFGGALSAIVGLSVAIIVFEGAFHLTREKLREAPSATLKLVSLGAIIALVGTAVVVRFALDQPWDVSLLIGSLLVATGPTVITPILEVVPARDRVEAALETEGVVNDVTAAIMAVVTFEVVLLEEPTVNAFVSDFARRLGIGIFVGLVVAAVIWYLLRYVDLSPDSAPQNARLIVLAGALVAYAAATELASESGIAAVATAGMLLGNADLPYEENITEFKGDITLLVLSFVFIALAALLRFNDLLALGIGGIVVVLAVALLVRPLGVLLSTTGDRYTFNERIFMSVVGPRGIIPASVATLFAVQLQAQGMTDAANVLVGTVFLVILATVVFEGGFARHIAEYLDVIPMRVLIIGGGKVGRALAERLEDRGENVVIIERETDMIELAREAGFTVHKGDGTDTELLRKAGADNAKIVVAATGDDDANLLIAQLAESKFDVETIIARANNPDNVDAFEDLGVRTIDASMATAWAIDNVIERPALSNWMTEIGRSGDVQEVEVTSQDHVGKTIEELDSELPNGVLIALVGRDGNTEVPNENFTLQEGDHITFLGRKEAVRDAIDLCHPHA
- a CDS encoding DUF309 domain-containing protein, which gives rise to MRDHLRAGVAIYNAGHFHAAHDAWEDYWLELDSGTRDERLLHGLIQFTAAVHHTDDHNWEGIRGLAESAANYLADLPNDYRAINVAQIRAYLQMVATDPEHVERVTLPKLTHENEPLLPEDLRFDASAIVAEVYAEEFGYDEQIIDKAIEYARVDLDSEQATSQFVTFVMDFARDDANRGIIFQRLSSAVGKREHEESDVEGLFD
- the azf gene encoding NAD-dependent glucose-6-phosphate dehydrogenase Azf produces the protein MDDPVLLTGAEGRVGQAILSELDEKYEWRLLDRDPPTTETTHEFVVADITDYEAVREAVEGVGAVIHLAGDPRPEAPWNSVLSNNIDGTQKILRAACEEGVEKFAFASSNHAVGAFETDEKTPEMYRPTDEFRLDGTELPRPSNLYGVSKASGETLGRYYHDHHGLSFVAVRIGNLTKNHPPKDYERGQAMWLSHRDCAHLFDRCLQADYDYEIVYGISDNDRKYYSIDRAKEVLGYDPQDNSAEFPDAKVE
- a CDS encoding DUF7860 family protein — protein: MGRYGDLDYERVTKLGFLLSLALFAVGAGGELTAATMHWTLPAWEHTLLVDMEILGVVGALFTPLVFGIILPLTE
- a CDS encoding translation initiation factor IF-2 subunit beta produces the protein MDYSSSLDRAMDDVPDFEGSEERFSYPNADAQKDGAFTRLTNLSDIADALSRDVEHIHSALQRELGTNGKLEDGRARYNGSFSGSDFDHALDSYVEEFVLCSECGLPDTRLVSEDRTLMLRCDACGAFRPVTKRSSASQTQQRDAVEEGSTYEVKITGTGRKGDGVAEKGKYTIFVPGAQEGDVVQVYIKNISGNLAFARLA
- a CDS encoding dihydroneopterin aldolase family protein is translated as MTSDSADSTTPTDGEEACFEAGIKFGALYHQFAGTPVSPDSAASLETAMEESIENQPFCESVTVDILEDKLAAEMTNSYTELTGRFMEVEIVVQREDTTVTTRMEMEDGYPLMQVESVESTASVE
- a CDS encoding DUF5790 family protein codes for the protein MSQSTFDDDELFGEAANEIRSDVEASLDEAAASLPDTADIWEVDADNTLGALNTLRSALDVGDAEDHLRDAKKWFTMGQRADAFEDADDLEARIESLEDAIEDIGDAKEKVGDLASTVPGLKGTLEDLHAAAEESEAEDEETDDADENEAEADDDAEAAEA